The Bos javanicus breed banteng chromosome 18, ARS-OSU_banteng_1.0, whole genome shotgun sequence genome has a segment encoding these proteins:
- the LOC133231007 gene encoding small ribosomal subunit protein uS14-like — protein MGHQQLYWSHPRKFRQGSRCSRVCSNLHGLIRKCGLNMCRQCFRQYAKDIGFIKLD, from the coding sequence ATGGGTCACCAGCAGCTGTACTGGAGCCATCCGAGAAAATTCCGCCAGGGTTCTCGCTGTAGCCGGGTCTGCTCAAACCTGCACGGTCTGATCCGGAAATGCGGCCTCAATATGTGCCGCCAGTGTTTCCGCCAGTATGCGAAGGACATTGGCTTCATTAAGTTGGACTAA